A stretch of the Corylus avellana chromosome ca6, CavTom2PMs-1.0 genome encodes the following:
- the LOC132185957 gene encoding pentatricopeptide repeat-containing protein At1g73400, mitochondrial — translation MRRLCKHFCAVRVRARTPPFYFSFCSFNINPPIEVIEPACRVPNFIVSASLLQTPCLGSVKLSFCSNPIAAFKVAARPFCSENVPLCPTVDFSVKDVEKKDKRSESGADKLYNAVIDNSDPYHNMEKALEQVGVELTTELVVEVLHRLRFEEKIAFRFFTWAGHRENYEHEPQAYNDMIDMLSSTRYKVKQFRIVCDLLDYMKRREKSTVPVEVLLKILRQYTEKHLTHLHKFAQKKRIRVKAQPEINAFNLLLDALCKCSLVQDAETMFKRVNNKVKPNADTFNILFFGWCRVRNPTRGMRILEEMIELGHTPDNFTYNTAIDTFCRAGMVTEAAELFEFMRTKGSTISSPTAKTYSVMIVALVQNDRMEECFKLLGHMINSGCLPDVSTYKDLIEGMCLAGKIEEAYKFLEEMGNKGYPPDIITYNCFLKVLCHNKKSDEALRLYGRMLEMGCVPSVQTYNMLISMFFEMVDPDGAIEAWSEMDKRGCAQDAGTYCLMIDGLFCCNKVKDACFLLEDVVNKGMKLPYRMFDSFLMQLSVIGDLRAIHRLSEHMRTFYNPAMARRIALNQKRRSVSLRGK, via the coding sequence ATGAGGAGGCTCTGTAAACATTTCTGTGCTGTTAGAGTCAGAGCTAGAACCCCTCCTTTCTATTTCTCATTCTGTAGCTTTAATATAAACCCACCCATTGAAGTTATTGAACCCGCATGTCGTGTTCCAAACTTTATTGTCTCTGCGTCATTACTACAAACACCTTGTTTGGGTTCAGTCAAACTGTCATTTTGTTCGAATCCCATTGCCGCATTCAAGGTCGCTGCGCGGCCCTTTTGTTCAGAAAATGTCCCACTGTGTCCAACTGTTGATTTTAGTGTGAAAGATGTTGAGAAAAAGGATAAACGTTCAGAGAGTGGTGCTGATAAGTTGTACAACGCTGTTATTGATAACTCTGATCCATATCATAATATGGAGAAGGCTCTGGAACAAGTTGGAGTAGAATTGACAACTGAATTAGTAGTTGAGGTTCTTCATAGGCTTCGGTTTGAGGAGAAGATAGCGTTTAGATTCTTTACGTGGGCGGGGCATCGAGAAAACTATGAGCACGAGCCTCAGGCGTATAATGATATGATTGACATGCTGTCTAGTACAAGGTACAAGGTGAAGCAGTTTCGGATAGTTTGCGATTTACTGGATTACATGAAGAGGCGTGAAAAGAGTACGGTTCCTGTTGAGGTTCTGTTGAAAATTCTGAGACAGTACACCGAAAagcatctgacccatttgcataAATTTGCCCAGAAGAAGAGGATAAGGGTGAAGGCGCAGCCGGAGATCAATGCCTTTAACTTGCTGTTGGATGCTTTGTGCAAGTGCAGTCTGGTCCAGGATGCTGAAACCATGTTTAAGAGGGTGAATAACAAGGTTAAGCCTAATGCTGATACGTTTAACATATTGTTTTTTGGGTGGTGTAGAGTTAGAAACCCGACTAGAGGAATGAGGATACTGGAGGAAATGATTGAATTGGGTCATACGCCTGATAATTTTACTTACAATACTGCTATTGACACCTTTTGCAGAGCAGGGATGGTGACAGAAGCAGCTGAACTCTTTGAGTTCATGAGAACGAAAGGTTCTACAATTTCTTCACCTACTGCTAAAACTTATTCAGTCATGATTGTGGCTCTCGTCCAGAATGATAGAATGGAGGAATGCTTCAAACTTCTGGGGCACATGATAAATAGTGGTTGCCTTCCCGATGTTTCAACATACAAGGATCTGATTGAAGGGATGTGTTTGGCCGGCAAGATTGAGGAAGCTTACAAGTTCTTAGAAGAGATGGGAAATAAAGGTTACCCGCCTGATATCATTACGTATAACTGTTTTCTCAAGGTCCTTTGTCACAATAAAAAGAGTGATGAAGCGCTTAGGCTTTATGGGAGAATGCTTGAGATGGGTTGTGTGCCTAGTGTGCAGACATATAATATGCTGATTTCAATGTTTTTCGAGATGGTGGATCCTGATGGGGCAATCGAGGCATGGAGTGAGATGGATAAGAGGGGCTGTGCACAGGACGCTGGTACTTATTGCTTGATGATTGATGGGCTTTTTTGTTGCAATAAGGTTAAAGATGCTTGTTTCCTTTTGGAAGATGTGGTAAACAAGGGAATGAAATTGCCATATCGGATGTTTGATTCATTTTTGATGCAGCTTTCTGTCATTGGTGATCTTCGTGCTATCCATAGGCTTTCAGAGCATATGAGAACGTTCTACAATCCTGCTATGGCAAGACGTATTGCACTAAACCAGAAGCGAAGGAGCGTGAGCTTGAGAGGGAAGTAA
- the LOC132185429 gene encoding UPF0481 protein At3g47200-like: MEIVEGEATHVVDIPGVNDNEGLLAKIRDRCSNCDTSTLPPETRTNEKRCIFRLPTRLQNINGKSIEPQVVALGPYHHGKPRLQMMEELKWRWFTYLMESINGKLEECLIELGLLEKEVRECYSESETINLSSDELLQMMLVDGCFILMLFIRTFIQIAYPYRDLDLAEAIDLDLDVAKTLPPRLADDLQLDLDVATMFLVDIPIFRLDMVILPKIYRDLLLLENQIPSCVLKTLYRICCNISSNKYSLSYMAMTFLCSTSVIPNSRNMPGSLEWLHLLDLVRLIFISRRSTKVISGTHIRPFNPIPCVTKLCRAGIKVNRYIADTFLDVKFKNGVIKMPDIILDDSMCSLLVNCVAFEQSYNISKYFSNYVTLLDCLVNTTRDVDYLCNCRVIDNFFGTDAEATQFINNLGKDLTIIYKDRGDNDDFFLLDVFGDVNEYYRKRLSWGNWQWTSNWQWTSFKREYFGRPWLLIPALVGFVILVLTFLQTHYTICDHVHPKN, translated from the coding sequence ATGGAAATTGTGGAAGGAGAAGCTACTCACGTCGTCGATATTCCGGGAGTCAACGACAACGAGGGCCTCCTAGCCAAGATTAGAGACAGGTGCTCCAACTGTGACACATCAACATTGCCTCCTGAAACAAGAACCAATGAAAAGCGTTGCATCTTCAGGCTTCCTACGAGGCTCCAGAACATAAACGGTAAGTCGATCGAGCCCCAGGTGGTCGCCCTCGGACCCTACCACCACGGCAAGCCTCGGCTCCAGATGATGGAGGAGCTCAAGTGGCGGTGGTTCACCTACTTAATGGAGAGTATAAATGGAAAATTAGAGGAGTGCTTGATAGAATTAGGTCTACTTGAAAAGGAAGTGAGGGAGTGTTATTCCGAATCCGAAACCATCAACCTCAGTAGCGATGAGCTCCTTCAAATGATGCTCGTTGATGGttgttttatattaatgttGTTTATCAGGACTTTTATACAAATAGCTTATCCTTATCGAGATCTAGATCTAGCTGAAGCtatagatctagatctagatgtAGCTAAAACTCTACCTCCACGTCTAGCTGACGATCTACAGCTAGATCTAGATGTAGCTACAATGTTCCTGGTCGACATCCCTATCTTCAGGCTAGATATGGTAATATTACCCAAGATATACAGGGACTTGCTCCTGCTTGAGAATCAAATCCCGTCTTGTGTTCTGAAGACGTTATATAGAATTTGCTGTAATATTAGCTCCAATAAGTACTCATTGTCCTATATGGCCATGACTTTTCTTTGCTCCACATCGGTCATTCCAAACTCTAGAAATATGCCTGGTTCGCTCGAATGGTTGCATTTGCTTGACCTTGTTCGGTTGATATTTATCTCACGTCGTTCTACTAAAGTAATCTCGGGAACACACATCAGACCATTCAATCCAATTCCCTGTGTCACGAAGCTATGTCGTGCCGGGATTAAGGTCAATCGGTATATAGCAGACACCTTTTTGGATGTGAAATTCAAGAACGGTGTGATTAAGATGCCCGATATAATTCTCGACGACTCAATGTGCTCGTTGCTAGTGAACTGTGTGGCATTCGAGCAGTCGTACAACATTTCCAAATACTTTTCGAATTATGTTACGTTGTTGGATTGCCTTGTCAACACTACTAGGGATGTTGACTATCTTTGTAACTGTCGAGTCATTGACAATTTCTTTGGGACTGACGCCGAGGCCACACAATTCATCAATAACTTGGGCAAGGACTTGACCATTATTTATAAAGATCGTGGTGACAATGatgacttttttttgttggacGTTTTTGGAGATGTAAACGAGTATTATCGGAAAAGGTTGAGTTGGGGTAATTGGCAGTGGACGAGCAATTGGCAGTGGACGAGCTTCAAGCGTGAGTATtttggaaggccatggttgttGATTCCGGCATTGGTTGGGTTTGTGATCTTGGTGCTTACATTTTTGCAAACCCACTACACCATTTGTGATCATGTGCATCCTAAAAACTAA